tcaattattctgcttatacctgCTAAATgtataccatggttaccacagacattgcgaAGACCTTgatctggtggttattttaagacatttggcaGGTCAGATGTgctttatcaaaaaataatgcatacttgTGAAACATTTCTTAACCAATAAGAACAAAGCGTTTAATAGCCATGTGGTATAAAACTGTGTGTGAGAAACCGCAGTTGGTAaaggtcagaaaagtcattgtTAGCTTTAGTTCAGCAGAAATGTCTTGAGGTAGCAGCTGTCaggaaaacaaaataataattcatcACAAAAACACCTCTTCAGACTAAAACATTCCTAATATACCATAATACAGTGAATGTGGTCTGGATCATACACTGTATAAAaatactgtagaaattacaggtGTTACTtacagctggttgccggtaacttactgtagatttaacattttgttcaaagttcaaagtctttgtctttacggagtaaaactaaaataacagcatcatgcaaagcattctgggaacctgAAATCATATTCAAccgtttaatgttcatttaactttgaacaaaatgttgccagtaaataacataaatttaaatctacagtaagttaccggcaaccagctgcaagtaacacctgtaatttctacagtttttttattacagTGTAATATTAATTCTGTGTTTGGGGATAAGGACACACAAACCACCCTATCAGAAAATAAAGTACAAAGCTGtcacatattaggaccttttaaagggtactgcctcagtgacagcttGTGTACCCTTTATCGTCTAAACAATCATCTGCAAGAATTTGGGTGAATGTGTCTGAATGTACCCACAATTTTTGACTTAAAAGGAACAAACTGTGTGAAATGTTTCCTTCcttttattatttgcatttatgtcTACTTAACCCTGCTGCACACATCTCCATTACAAAAGACATGCACACACCACTTCTTTCAAAGTGAAATAAACTTGATAGCCTAACAcgtattatcatcatcattctgaacaaaaagtcgATAATAGATTTGCTCGTTTATTCAAATGTTTGTAATCTTCTTTGCTCAGTGAATGGCAGTATTTTAATAATGCCGTTTAGATTGATGGTTTGGGTTAAGTTGTGTAATGCCGAATGGCTCAAACTCACAAAAACATGTCTAGATGACattaaaaatatagaaaaactaAATTCATTCTTAAACATTGGGCCTATATTGAAAGTTCAGATGGATGCCAGCAAGAGAAAATGTATAAATCTGGTAATAATTGGTGTCATAAATAAATCCATGATACAGTTGGGCGGTTTCTGGGACAGGGTTTAAGTTTAGTCTAAGACTAATATgcttgtttgagctgtcttaactgCAAATGACACATCTTAAcctcatatatcagtgccattgctcTGTCTCAAGATgaacaccagtaatgttttttgtaaggtatgtttgtaaaaacaactcgtcttggcttaatctaaacctagtccgggaaaccgccccagtGTATTTTTTCCATTCCTAAACaagttgtgtttttaaacaatgccGAAACTTTGTATAGCACTTTGCTTCCCTTTGATGAATTGTTTTACTTCTGTAAGTTgattttgaataaaagtgtcacTAAATATCTAAATGCAAATCCAAACACAGCACTTTAAGCAAATAGATGTTTGGTCAAGAGGTTTTCTTGTCTTGTATATCATCAAAACATGTCAAACTTGAAAGTGTAATGAAAGCACAGCTGCAGTCATTATATGTTTTAAGAACAACAGATATTGCTTTTGTCCTTATAGACTATTGACCAATTGCGAGGCGTGTACAGCTCTCGATTCATTGGCTTCAGACCGGTTTTTTGGGTCAGCTGGAGAGGTGAGAACAAGCAAAGATGCCACGCCAATACAAACCAATTTATATTGACCACACTAAACTAAATTTGATTAGAACCTGTTGTGATGCATCGGTTTACAGGAATTATTGCGCAGATGGACATACATATATGCCCATTTAATTCAGCTAGTTTAATGCGTGTCATTTAAAGTATCTGTAACTATCTCACCCAGTTAAAACAGAAACCTTTATGAAATGTTAATTGAAGGCCTTGGAATTCTTAACAGTCAGTCTATATCTTTATGGTAAATATTATGCATTAATATTATCCAGAGTCTACTCTTGTAGATTTGACATTAACATTCCAAAAGAGACAAAAACACTTGAAAAGATCCATTTGAATATCACagatttttatttgcattacaAAACAAAAGTTGTGCATTCCAAGATGTcgacatacaaaataaaaactgcatgacTTTAAAGCATTTGAGCAAGTCAACCGAGGTCACAAAAGATGTTACAAAAGCGAGTCTCTGTTACTTGTCACTCAAACTCCGTGCCCCGCCCCCTCGCCACTCCGAAGCGAATTCAGAAGTGAAACTCAGCTTCACGcctccctcctcctcctcctctggATCAACGAACTTCATCAGAATTTCAGTGGTGTGGTTTACAAAAAGAGGAGAAACAAAGGGCTCTACGGTCGTCTGCATTTTTTTGGTTGTCCAATCACAATGCAACTTAGGTCATAATTTTATCCGGAAAAAGTTAAACAGCAAAAAGAGGTGAAAAAGAAGGCAATGTGGAATGTACAGTGCATAGAGGAGTCGCGAGCGTGCTTCACGAGGAGCCCGCCTGTTTCTCCTGTTCGATGGCTGAAAGATAAGAAGAAAAACAAACGATTGGTGTGCAGCTCTTTCATCACATATAACACTCACGATTCAGACAAGTGTGAGATATCTTACTTTCTTTCGATGGCAAAGGATTTTTCTCCTGGGTTTCGGTCTTCTTCAGCTTGGTCTTGTCAAAGCTGTTGACCTCATCGAGATTGGGTTTGTCAGACATGATGGCAGTAGGTCTGAAATGAAATGACAGGAAGTTGATCGCCGTTAATGGTGACACACGCATTTGTGCAAACACAAAGAGACGTCTGCATGCCGAAACAGGCCCGTTACCACCCCCTGCCCATCCCATCCACCCCTTCAAATATTCACAACAATCTGTTTGATTTTTAATCTAAAAACCAAAGGAAAATATTAGGTTTGGATCCCAAATCTTCATTTAAttactgtataaatgtatttacaaatattttatttaaaaaataaagtatgttttCCTTAGTAAATTGATTTGCAGATGAAACATTTCATGCAATAAAATGAAACATCGTGCATTTTAGTGTTTAGTGTCGAAGCAGTAATGTGCAATGAAGTGAAATGCTGATGGTGTTGCATCACAGTATCGCGGTATGAAACCACCGCCCTTTCCTGCCCATTCCTCTCTCTTATTTCACTTTATATCCACCTAAATCTAAATATTTCTCTCATTTGACAAACATCTGAACGTATTATTTCCTCCCATATATATGATATTTGCAATTGTCGATCACAAAATATATGAACTGACCAATGGCTTCGTCCATTCCTGAACAAAGACAGCACGCATCTATTGTCTCTCCTACACATCTATCGCAAGAACCAACGTTTTACATACAACAGATTTGACATTTTGCATATAAACTAAAGCACTTATTCGCCGTGATTATAAACACATTCGTAACATTTTGTCACTCATTATGCATGAaacgcaaaaacatttatcAAAGCGCATTTAGCAAGAGGTCACACTTAACATCTACAGATTCGGTAGAAATAACAGCAATGATGGTATATTGTGCatatttaagtaaaattataaaCGTTTTGCCTCACCAGAGTAGTCCTTGCGTGCAGTGATTTGAGTCTCGAGTCGCAGCAGTGTGAGAGACAAGCGCAGAATCGCGCTATATATCCTGGGCGATATGCAAATCAGGCCGCTGACGTCACCGGACCGTTAGATGAACCGCTTCCTCATGGAATCCGATAAAAGCGATCAACCAGACGCATgttaaacacattttagtgAAGAAACATCGAAACATCGAGGCGTTTGGTAATTTAAAGGTGAAACATCTGTAAACACGCAGTTAAAGTAGCTGTGTCACATTAAAGTAAAGTGAACGCCCTGTGTGACTGAAAACGCTGCTGCTGTGTAggagcgccacctgctggacaCTCACGTGAAGTGCACGCAAACTGATGACGACATCGTGACAATGACCACACGCTACAATaacacaaaatattattttgcaaaCACAACTGCACAGATAACACGCAgaccaaaatgtttaaatacgcATTAAGAACAGATTTATCACCAGTATATTAAAATAGCATAACTTGTGCATTGTCTTCTGTACAACAATGCATTCACTTAAAGAAACACATTCACCTCCGGTTTCACAGTCGTAAAAGCCATGTCGGAGGTATgttaacttgcactgacagatccTAAAACATGCCAGTGTCATTGATTTATCTCAAGATACGCATCAGTAATGCATTTCCTAAggcatacttttaaaaaatgcgtaaacatcttaatttaactaaggcctagtcctggctttagctagccTGGTCTTTCTAATGAGGTGAAGTAAACAAAGAAATACTTAATAAACCAAACTTTATTTTAGTCTGTTAAGAATAGGCTACATTGTTGAAAACTTTACTATAGATGAGACATTGTGTGCTGGTAAACAACAGGAAGTGATCGATCACAGTTCCTGTTAGCTGCTAGGCTTAGTTTTGTGGACATAGATACTAAATCTTTCTCTTACCATACggcaaataaatacatttatctgGCCAAAATATGTACGCTAAAgatattttgtagaaagtaaagcttaattaaatatatttttgaatttgaaaatttagttttaacctttagGCCTGTTTGATTGGGGCTGGGGTTAAACAtatattacaaaatgtatttcaggggcaacaagtACATTTTTATTCTTACAATAGTTTCAGCATAACGGCTTTCATGGACCAAACGTAACTTCCGATAAactccttttagagtagtttatttctgataacaagctaaaccaggggtgcccaaccctgctcctggagggctatcgtcctgcagacttcagttcCAACACACCTGcatgtaattatcaagcaaccctgaacaacTTGATGAGCTGCTTCAGTTGTGTTTGATTGGgcttggagctaaaatctgcaggacgcTAGACCTCCAGGAACAGGTTTGGGAACCCCGGAGCTAGacaaacaacaagtagattaccttaggtcagggatgggcaactttggtcctggagggccggtgtcctgcagagttcagctccaatttgcctcagcacacctgcctaaaagtttctagtattGCCTAGTAAGaacttaattggctgcttcaggtgtgtttaattagggttggagctaaactctgcaggacacggTCCTCCAGGAACGAAGTTGCCCATACATGCCTTAGTTCAAAatatagctaaagcgtatatcagggatgggcaacttcggtcctcctgcagagtttagctccaccataattaaacacacctgaagcagccaattaaggacTTATtgggcatactagaaacttttaggcaggtgtgctgggGCAAGTTGGAGCTGAACTCTGCGGGACACCGGCCCTCCGGGACTGGGGTTGCCCATCCCTGGTGTATATGGAAGAACTACACCAGGGCTGAATCCTGACAAAatgttgcacaacgtttattaaacagaaatggTGATGCgttgaacaccctgttgtgatgacgcaagagttgcaactacggtagcttaAAGGCCATTCTTTGcgtactttttaaatgtttctggagcctgatgaaatcgttataaatacgtgtttaatactgtaaaataccctccatgttacagtcactgacaaTATTttaacttgaacccattgagcgagctgtctctttagtacTGCCGCTGCatgggccgacatttctgacacacccaccaaacaagagaaaacgtatctaaaacctgttgcacacAGTTTCCAGGAAACttgtcgttcaacccggaaaccgtagcaaaccGCTGCGCACCGGTGTGAGCTTGAATGTGCCCCAGGGGTCCCCAAACTTGTTCCTGGACggcctgcagagtttagctccaacttgcctcagcacaccttcttggaagtttctagtatgcttaGTAGTTAATTatctgcttcaggtgtgtttcaTTATGGTTGGAGTCAAGCATGCCGCACAAACCCTAAAAAGTGAAGtcccccccagtgactggtcccagtataggtcataaagcccgcctccccatgttatttaatgggacttgagaacaactaaacaatttaattacacttcaatacaattttttccgaagctggtttctgtcatttaatgtagtttttatcacgctgatgtaaatacaagtgtttgtttttaaaataagtttgtttttagttatttaatgatataaaaacagtggtgtcacgtcatgattgacaggtGTGATATGCGAATTAtgcgagggcggggccttgctttcgcggctttacttcctgctctcTACTGctcaggactggtcccgaaatcgctactgtgcagactcaagacccaagaagtcagcgccgtatcgggactctgacggcttcacttttcaccaatggaagagagcgaacgagagtcgtccatctttttttacagtctgtggttggagctaaactttgcagagacaccggccctccaggagcaggattggtgACCCCTGAACTGCACTGTATACATTATTTACACAATAACGTTAGCTCAATGTTAACTATAGATCatctgccaaacctcccttcatgtagcggtgatccatgatcAGAAGGaatccaaaacatttgttattttccacaaggtatttgttccagtttatccactagccagaccattaaagaGCAACAAGGCtaaaaacaaggttattttgtgtatttggtgcaATACAATGTGTCTgggtggtttatggttaaaaaaacacattatttttcacataccgtatATTTTTGTAGTTCCAGATAGCCTAtcctgtcttcctgaaacgcattgattttgtacaaagctcatcgacctgaaaagcgctgtgtccctgattgtaATCTGTAcacagctaatctgtacgttgtgattggcctgaataccttgACGTCAGccggtgtcatgagcaattcTGTCCTCCCTGGCAATTCTGCCCCCTTAGGACCCTGTGTGATtccattggctgaaaaaactCCTCATGGGTAGTTTTTTAGTGCTTTATTACAAATCCTACAAAATCGTGTTATGATTAATGTTGTTAGAACATTGTGAAACGTACAATCGATGTCTTTTAAACGGTATGTTTCATTAATGAGGCATTGCTTgtgtaattttattatttagatataCTGTACCCTTTCCACTTTTGTACAGTGTAAAGTTAATACATTATTTATACAGATGAACATGATTGTAATTTTTAaaccatgattactacacttttactataaaaaaccttaattttgtaaggtatgttttgTTAAtacttttctaaaataaaaagatagttttttttaaagcagatgatgacacaaaaCTACTAAAGTGTCTGCAACATGAATACaagtttattatattattttttggaagcttttatttaaaaatatattttgtatgctAAGTAATTAGCTTGCTAGACCGCTTTGGCAGACGAGATATCGCAATGACAAATTTTGACCAGGCATTATTGGTAGGTACCAGTCAAGGTCTTAAGGGGGCAGAATTGCTCATGACACTGTAAACatgacactccttaccatgtttgaaagattcgctcacaatgcaatgctaacaggagttaacttacaggctgtgagtctgaagcgggaggatttatgataatgtcggtcttctctacatcaattcaagaaagtaaactgttacctacaatccgtgtgtttgttgtagtccaagaaaagagatttacgttggagacgtaAAACTCgagtcatcgtttactttgggtttGGACCATTTGCATATTGTTAATATGTACTAGTACACACTTGCACaccaaatgaaatgtaaaattacaaatCAGACCATAGGGGCTCTTTACACAGACAAAGACCGGAGGTTTTCCTtgccaaaatatatttagtaGATTTTGTTCAAACTGTAataagtataaaatgtataagtacgtattaaatataaaattataagtgtATTTTTGCAGCTGAGCAGttgaaatttaattttaacctttttaaacctgatatgtttacaggtttataacaaaaactttcttttaatatataatataatgcatatataaaacatatttttaaaatatatttcaaaatatacaaaagaaaaatatattggtgaaaaatatatataaaaatatatattttttgccatgtgGGGCTCTACCAGGCTATATTGTtctaatttatgtttttttacaatgcaTTTTATCTATTATGTTTCTGAAGCACTTTGAAATGCAACTTTAAAGGCGcgctttaaaataaagtttattattaccTGTGAAGGCCAACATGTCCTTTGAAATAGTAATGATTAACATAGCATGTCAAAAAATAACTTGAGTATATTTCACTTGATCCCAGTTAAAAAGGCTTTTAAGGCAAATTCTGGTTTACTGATATCCAAAGGTTTGTGTGAGAGATACAGTAGATTTAAGGAAGGagatacaaatattttaaacaaatctgtgtgtgtttgtgcttgtgtttaGAAGCAGTTAAATGAGTTTTCAATTGCATTTCCAATAAttcatttattaatacattCGATTATACAAGTAAAATATATCTACATTAGTGAATCAGCTATTAACTTCTCTACATGCCCTTGTGGTAAAGTCCCCCCAGCTGTCCTGTAATCATTAAAGTATATACAACTCTTTCACAGATCTTACAGAATTCAGCATCTGTCTATTAATCATGGACTACCTACTGTTGTCTGTCTGAATgactaaaaatgttttgctaATCTTACACTTTAATAACCTCTGTCAGctaaaacaaacatcaacagCACAGAACAGGTAATATATATACagttttttccattttttaaatgctataattgagtctcaagtgcttctattaacctagaaaatgtgaaaagattaacccagtaacttagttttggtaaaccattctctgcaagcatgtgaaaaaatagctcattgaaatttggctccccttgtgatgtcagaaggggatcttattataataataccgcccattaatatgcactatccaaccacagcactgacatttagtgcagagagagaaaaaataattaacaccacaattgattttaatttcaacaaaccaccattatggtgatcagtgtttgctttatccgctaatttgcattttataagACACAcaccaaaacggcacattttgcttacacctacaatgTAACAATttgaacatgttataataaactgataaatctgtgaggtattttgagccaaaacttcacatacatactctgagGGCACcatatatttatttgacatcttaaaaagtcttgtgacctTGATAGATCTCTTGTGTATGTCTAATAGAGGAAGACATCAGCACATTAATTATATTCACATTATATTCACATTTGCAGACTAATTTGTAAAGCATACAGCATATTcttttagtttgtttttctaCTTAGTGGTAAAATATCTGCTGTAGAGGTCGCTGTACATCGCCTGGTTATCCACGCGTATTGCATTCCGGAGAGATTGCCAAAACCAAGCCTCTGCAGACGGCGAGCGTGGCCACTCGAGGATGCTGTGTCCGCACAGTCGTCTGCGCAGCCGCAGGAAATGTGAGTACTGCAAGACGGgctccaacaacaacagcacGATCACATCCTGATTATCCTccaggaggcgctgatgagcaagAAAGACGGCCATCTTGAAGGAGCCGCTGTTAACGTAGTTTTCCGTCAGCACGAACACCGTCTTACGACTGTGCTGGATGCTCTGATTCAAATTGTCCATGATGGGTGAACCTGGAGTCCAGTCGCGCTCCTCCAGGCAAATGGGCAGGAAGCGTTCGCCGTGCTCCTCCAGCTGCACCCGCAGGTGGTTCAGGACCCAGTCGGACACGTGTGGATCTCTGGTGTCGTACGTGATGAATGCGTCGTAGATGGAGCTTTCGGAGCTCAGATACTGATACCCAGACAATCTAGCCTTTAAATAGTAAAAGGTATACGTAACGTCCCAATAAAACATGTGCATAGCGAGAGCTACAACCGTGGTGAAGATTATTACGACGACAGATAAGAAATATGCCAGAAAAGCCACCTGGTCGTCGATGCACTCCTTGATGTCAAAGAGAACAACCGGCTGTCCGCTTCTGTCTTCGGGCACGGCGCAGGTCACAGACGTCATCAGTCTCGGTATATACACCTTGGTGTCAAATATCCACAGAACCAGTTCAAGTAAATCACAGGTGCAGTGGAAGGGATTACCGCTGAGCCAGAGCGTGTCCAGGTAGACCTCGCTGTCGGGTGGAAATGTGGATTGGTTGACGGTTATCAGGTTATTGTTactgagatccagcactttgaGATTCACCGCCCCTATTAGAAATCCATTGGAGAGCTCGGATATCCTGTTTTTATGAAGATCAAGGAACTCTAACGAGGGTACATCCTCTGAGATATTCCCAGATATGGATTCAATGTAATTGTagcttaaaacaagtttttggAGCTGTTTAAAAGGTCTGAAAATTGACAAGTTAACACGTGTCAGATGATTGCGGCTTATTCTCAGTTTTTGAATGCTCTTGGGAAGGTTCGTG
This genomic interval from Misgurnus anguillicaudatus chromosome 17, ASM2758022v2, whole genome shotgun sequence contains the following:
- the tmsb4x gene encoding thymosin beta-4, coding for MSDKPNLDEVNSFDKTKLKKTETQEKNPLPSKETIEQEKQAGSS